One genomic region from Salvia hispanica cultivar TCC Black 2014 chromosome 2, UniMelb_Shisp_WGS_1.0, whole genome shotgun sequence encodes:
- the LOC125206769 gene encoding glycosyltransferase BC10-like produces the protein MGPTITLDNWRKGSQWFQMERSLALEVVSDKTYFPIFQYYCSGLCYADEHYLPTFVNMKFGERNANRTLTWVDWSRGGPHPSKFIRPDVTNEFLERLRSGSSCEYNGRKTNVCFLFARKFTLNALDRLLRFAPGLMHF, from the coding sequence ATGGGCCCCACCATCACACTGGACAACTGGAGGAAGGGGTCCCAATGGTTCCAAATGGAAAGAAGTCTCGCCTTAGAGGTGGTTTCAGACAAGACGTATTTCCCGATTTTTCAGTACTACTGCAGCGGTTTGTGCTATGCGGACGAGCACTACCTGCCGACTTTTGTGAACATGAAATTCGGAGAGAGGAACGCGAATCGGACGTTGACTTGGGTCGACTGGTCGAGGGGCGGGCCCCACCCCTCCAAGTTCATTAGGCCGGATGTGACCAATGAGTTTTTGGAGAGGCTAAGGAGTGGGAGTAGCTGCGAGTACAATGGGAGAAAGACGAATGTTTGCTTTTTGTTTGCGAGAAAATTTACTCTCAATGCTTTAGATAGGCTGTTGAGGTTTGCGCCAGGGCTTATGCATTTCTAA